The Faecalibacterium sp. I3-3-89 sequence AGATCGCGCTGGCCTGCTACGCAAACTCCACCTACCGCCGGATCGCGGATACGGCGTCCTATCGGCTGCCCGCCACGGAGCTGCATCCGGCCCGGACGATCACGACGACCAACAAGCTCCTGCAGCCCGCCAGCGGCTACTACCGCAGCTATGCCCACGGCATGAAGACCGGTTTTACCACGCAGGCCGGGCGGTGCTTCGTTACCTTCGCCCAGCAGGACGGCCACACCTACGGGCTGGTCATCCTCGGCTCGAATTCCCAGAACATCTTCCGGGAGGCGGCAGAGCTGTTTGACTGGGCCTTTACCAGCCCCGAGCTGCACCCTGCCCCGGTGGAGGCCGAGCCGGAGAAACAGGAGCGGGGCGGATTCTGGCACAAACTATTTGGCTGACGTTTGAATGTCAAGGAGGACAAAGCCTATGAATCGATCGAATTTCCTGCCCCGGGCCGCGGCGCTGCTGCTCACGCTGGTGCTGATGGCCTGCACCGCCCTGCCCGGCTTCGCCGTCTACCAGATGCCCATCCAGACGGTCAGCGATACCGAGTCGGTATACCTCTTCAATCTGGACACCGGCAAGCCCATCCTTCGCCAGAACTCCGACCAGCAGCGGTACATCGCCAGCCTGACCAAGATGATGACGGCCCTGCTCTTCCTTGAGAGCGGCAAGGATATGAATGCTGAGATCACCATTCCCGCTTCCCTGACGCAGGAGTTCAAGGACATCCAGAACGCCAACGGCTCTACTATGAACCTCCGCATCGGCGAGACGGTGCGCCGCATCGACCTGCTGTACGGCCTGCTGGTGGCCAGCGCCAACGACGCGGCCAGCGTCATCGCCAGCGATGTCTCGGGCGGCGACCTGACGGCCTTTGTGGCCCGGATGAATGCCCGCGCCAAGGAGCTGGGCTGTGAGGACACCACCTTCACCTGCGTCCACGGCCTGTACGACTACGGCAACGTCTCCACAGCCGAAGACCTCGCCAAAATTGCCGCCGCCTGCTACGCCGACGAGACCTATATGCAGGCCGCCAACACCCTCACCTATACCCTGCCCGCAACGAACCTCCACCAGAACGAGCGCACCATCAAGTCCACCAACCTCATGCTGGACCCGGAGTACGCCTACTACCGCGACTATATCCGGGGCATGAAGACCGGTTTCACCACCCTCGCGGGGCGGTGCTTCGTCACCTTCGCCCAGCAGGATGGCCATACCTATGGCCTCGTGGTGCTGGGCAGCG is a genomic window containing:
- a CDS encoding D-alanyl-D-alanine carboxypeptidase family protein, which codes for MNRSNFLPRAAALLLTLVLMACTALPGFAVYQMPIQTVSDTESVYLFNLDTGKPILRQNSDQQRYIASLTKMMTALLFLESGKDMNAEITIPASLTQEFKDIQNANGSTMNLRIGETVRRIDLLYGLLVASANDAASVIASDVSGGDLTAFVARMNARAKELGCEDTTFTCVHGLYDYGNVSTAEDLAKIAAACYADETYMQAANTLTYTLPATNLHQNERTIKSTNLMLDPEYAYYRDYIRGMKTGFTTLAGRCFVTFAQQDGHTYGLVVLGSDLNNIYRECSELLDWAFSSFADRPLVDTKTVLTTLPLTKCRAEETVELYAANDLSGYGHADDEVTFDFSLPESAAATIKEGAVLGTATVYLDGYEMGTVDLVTHREYVSDFRTDAKTTLLLMAVLVGILIVLGFLTMVAGGGSLNLRRRNRSRRR